One genomic window of Halictus rubicundus isolate RS-2024b chromosome 12, iyHalRubi1_principal, whole genome shotgun sequence includes the following:
- the Duox gene encoding dual oxidase isoform X7 — protein MIAEPDTARTAPASRFQINKVTSWIDGSFIYSSSEAWANTMRSFKNGSLLMEPTRKFPVRNTMRAPLFNHAVPHVMRMLSPERLYLLGDPRTNQHPPLLALGILFYRWHNVIAARIQKEHPSMSDEDVFQKARRIVVGTLQNIILYEYLPILLNEELPRYSGYKPDLHPGISHIFQSAAFRYGHTLIPPGIYRRDENCEFRRTNTNQPAIRLCSTWWDSNEVLTNSTIEELIMGLVSQIAEKEDNLLGTDIRNNLFGPMEFSRRDLGALNIMRGRDNGLPDYNTARAHFKLPRRKTWNEINPELFNKNPSLLRTLVEIHSNNLNNIDVYVGGMLESRSGPGELFSAVIREQFLRLRDSDRFWFENEENGIFTKSEIEDIRRVSMWDVIINATGIQPASVQRNVFVWEVGDPCPQPYQLNSTILEPCVPLQRYDYFEGSELVYIYACVFLGFVPILCAGAGYGLVKLQNRRRRRLKILQEAIQKRSDGKICVDKMIVREWLHANHRRLVKVKFGPEAALHIVDRKGEKLRTFDFDDVNIVTMEESQENGNGHRKALVLLRIPRDYDLVLELDSLASRRKFIAKLEAFLASHKKHFMLSQVSRDIMLAKAETKERRQKKLEQFFREAYALTFGLRPGERRRRSEDSDSGEVVTVMRTSLSKSEFASALGMRADAVFVKKMFNIVDKDRDGRISFQEFLDTVLLFSRGKTEDKLRIIFDMCDKDCNGVIDKEELSEMLRSLVEIARTTSLSDDHVTELIDGMFQDAGLERKDYLTYNDFKLMMKEYKGDFVAIGLDCKGAKQNFLDTSTNVARMTSFHIDQLPPEDSKSWARKQWDAVSTFLEENRQNIFYLFVFYVTTIALFVERFIYYSFMAEHTDLRHIMGVGIAITRGSAAALSFCYSLLLLTMSRNLLTKLKEFSIQQYIPLDSHIQFHKIAACTALFFSVLHTVGHMVNFYHVSTQPLAHLRCLTSELSFPSDARLTISFWLFRTVTGLTGILLFVVMTIIFVFAHPTIRQKAYKFFWSTHSLYVVLYALCLIHGLARLTGSPRFWIFFVGPAIIYALDKVVSLRTKYMALDIIETELLPSDVIKIKFYRPPNLKYLSGQWIRLSCTAFRSNEFHSFTLTSAPHENFLSCHIKAQGPWTWKLRNYFDPCNYNPEDEHPKIRIEGPFGGGNQDWYKFEVAVMVGGGIGVTPYASMLNDLVFGTSTNRYSGVACKKVYFLWICPSHKHFEWFIDVLRDVERKDVTDVLEIHIFITQFFHKFDLRTTMLYICENHFQRLSKKSIFTGLKAINHFGRPDMTSFLKFVQKKHSYVSKIGVFSCGPRPLTKSVMSSCDEVNKGRRLPYFIHHFENFG, from the exons ATGATCGCCGAACCGGACACAGCCCGAACAGCCCCCGCGAGCAG GTTCCAGATAAACAAAGTGACGAGCTGGATCGACGGTAGCTTCATCTACTCGAGCAGCGAGGCATGGGCGAACACCATGAGGTCGTTCAAGAACGGAAGTCTCTTGATGGAACCAACAAGGAAATTCCCCGTGAGGAACACCATGCGCGCCCCGCTGTTCAATCATGCTGTTCCTCATGTGATGAGGATGCTGAGTCCCGAGCGTCTCTATC TTCTTGGTGACCCGAGGACGAATCAGCATCCACCTCTTCTGGCTCTGGGAATTTTGTTTTACCGGTGGCACAACGTGATTGCGGCCAGAATACAGAAGGAACATCCGAGCATGAGCGACGAGGATGTGTTCCAGAAGGCGCGACGTATCGTTGTGGGAACGCTTCAA AATATTATACTGTACGAGTATTTACCGATACTCCTGAACGAAGAGCTACCACGTTACTCGGGATACAAGCCGGATCTTCATCCAGGGATCAGTCACATATTCCAAAGCGCTGCTTTTCGATACGGACACACTCTTATACCCCCTGGAATATACCGTCGCGACGAAAACTGTGAATTCAGGAGGACCAACACCAATCAACCTGCCATAAGACTATGCTCCACATGGTGGGACTCGAAC GAAGTTTTAACGAACAGCACGATCGAGGAGCTCATAATGGGGCTCGTTTCGCAAATAGCCGAGAAAGAGGACAATCTTCTAGGCACCGATATCAGGAACAACCTCTTCGGCCCGATGGAGTTCTCCAGAAGAGACTTGGGAGCTCTGAACATCATGCGCGGACGGGACAACGGGCTTCCGGATTACAATACCGCCAGAGCGCACTTCAAGCTACCTCGTCGGAAGACCTGGAACGAGATCAACCCGGAATTGTTTAACAAGAATCCTTCCTTGTTGCGTACCTTGGTCGAGATTCACTCGAACAACTTGAACAACATCGACGTGTACGTCGGCGGAATGCTAGAGTCCAGATCGGGTCCTGGAGAACTGTTCTCCGCGGTTATCAGGGAACAGTTTCTTCGTTTGAGGGACTCCGATAGGTTCTGGTTCGAGAACGAGGAGAACGG GATCTTCACTAAAAGCGAAATCGAAGACATCCGTCGCGTCAGCATGTGGGATGTGATAATTAATGCCACTGGAATCCAACCGGCATCTGTGCAGAGGAACGTGTTCGTCTGGGAAGTGGGTGACCCTTGTCCTCAGCCTTACCAGTTGAACTCCACCATACTGGAACCCTGTGTTCCTCTACAGCGTTATGATTATTTCGAG GGAAGCGAGCTGGTGTACATTTATGCCTGCGTGTTCCTCGGCTTCGTGCCGATCCTGTGCGCCGGCGCCGGCTACGGTTTAGTGAAATTACAAAATCGTCGCCGAAGGAGACTGAAGATCCTCCAGGAAGCGATCCAGAAGCGAAGCGACGGGAAGATCTGCGTGGACAAGATGATCGTGCGCGAGTGGCTGCACGCGAACCACCGCCGGCTGGTCAAGGTGAAATTCGGCCCGGAAGCCGCCCTTCACATCGTCGATCGGAAAGGGGAGAAATTGCGCACGTTCGACTTCGACGACGTGAACATCGTAACCATGGAGGAGTCCCAG GAAAATGGGAATGGTCATCGCAAGGCGTTGGTGCTCCTCCGTATACCGCGAGACTACGACCTTGTCCTTGAGCTGGATTCCTTGGCCTCGCGTAGAAAGTTCATTGCGAAACTGGAGGCATTCCTGGCGTCCCATAAGAAGCACTTCATGCTGTCCCAGGTCAGCCGGGACATTATGCTTGCGAAAGCGGAAACGAAGGAGCGTCGCCAGAAGAAACTCGAGCAG TTCTTCAGGGAAGCTTACGCGCTCACCTTTGGTCTGCGACCAGGTGAAAGGCGACGGCGTTCGGAAGATAGCGACAGCGGGGAAGTCGTCACCGTGATGCGGACCTCGCTTTCTAAAAGCGAGTTTGCCAGCGCGCTCGGCATGCGGGCGGACGCTGTCTTCGTGAAAAAGATGTTTAACATCGTCGATAAGGACAGGGATGGCCGCATTTCCTTCCAG GAGTTCCTGGACACGGTTCTTCTATTTTCGAGGGGTAAGACGGAGGACAAGTTGAGGATCATCTTCGACATGTGCGACAAGGACTGCAACGGAGTGATCGATAAGGAAGAACTATCGGAGATGCTGAGATCATTGGTGGAAATTGCACGGACCACCAGCTTGTCCGACGATCATGTTACAGAGCTGATAGACGGAATGTTCCAA gACGCCGGGCTTGAAAGGAAGGATTACCTCACTTACAATGACTTCAAGCTGATGATGAAAGAGTACAAAGGCGATTTCGTGGCGATCGGGCTCGATTGCAAGGGCGCGAAACAGAATTTCCTGGACACCTCGACGAACGTGGCGCGAATGACCAGTTTCCATATTGATCAACTTCCGCCAGAAGATTCGAAGAGCTGGGCGAGGAAGCAGTGGGACGCCGTGTCGACATTCCTCGAGGAAAACCGGCAGAACATATTCTACCTGTTTGTTTTCTACGTTACGACGATCGCCCTATTCGTCGAGCGATTTATAT ATTACTCCTTTATGGCAGAGCATACAGATTTAAGACACATCATGGGAGTAGGTATTGCCATAACTAGAGGATCAGCAGCTGCGTTGTCCTTCTGCTATAGTTTGTTGCTGTTAACCATGTCCCGCAATCTGCTGACCAAGCTGAAGGAGTTTTCGATCCAACAGTACATTCCACTGGACTCGCACATACAGTTCCACAAAATAGCCGCTTGCACAGCTTTGTTCTTTTCTGTTCTTCATACTGTGGGCCACATGGTGAATTTCTACCACGTCTCTACTCAACCGTTGGCTCATCTACGTTGCTTGACGAGCGAACTGAGTTTTCCCAGCGACGCTCGTTTGACCATTTCCTTCTGGCTCTTTAGAACTGTAACAG GTTTGACCGGAATTTTGCTGTTCGTCGTGATGACGATAATTTTTGTATTCGCCCATCCGACCATCCGCCAAAAAGCCTACAAATTCTTCTGGTCGACTCACAGCCTGTACGTTGTGCTGTACGCGCTCTGTCTGATTCATGGTTTGGCTCGGTTAACCGGTTCCCCGCGGTTCTGGATTTTCTTTGTTGGTCCAGCGATAATCTACGCTCTGGATAAG GTGGTCAGCCTTCGGACGAAGTACATGGCGTTGGACATCATCGAGACGGAATTATTGCCATCGGACGTGATAAAGATCAAGTTCTACAGGCCACCGAATTTAAAGTACTTGTCTGGCCAATGGATCCGGCTCTCCTGCACCGCCTTCCGGTCGAATGAATTCCACTCGTTCACCTTGACCTCGGCGCCGCACGAGAACTTTCTATCCTGCCACATCAAGGCTCAAGGTCCCTGGACCTGGAAGCTCAGGAATTATTTCGATCCCTGCAATTACAATCCGGAGGATGAACATCCGAAGATCAGGATAGAAGGTCCGTTCGGAGGTGGGAATCAAGACTGGTACAAATTCGAGGTCGCGGTGATGGTTGGCGGTGGTATCGGGGTCACTCCTTACGCCTCTATGCTCAATGACCTTGTTTTTGGAACGTCCACCAATAGGTACTCGGGAGTCGCCTGTAAAAAG GTCTATTTCCTGTGGATATGTCCTTCGCACAAGCACTTCGAGTGGTTCATCGACGTCCTCAGGGATGTTGAGCGGAAAGACGTCACCGATGTCTTAGaaattcatatatttattacacaatttttccataaattcGATTTGCGTACTACTATGTTG TATATTTGCGAGAACCACTTTCAAAGACTATCCAAGAAGAGCATCTTCACGGGACTGAAAGCGATAAATCATTTTGGTCGACCCGACATGACCTCGTTCTTGAAGTTTGTTCAGAAAAAACACAGCTAC GTCAGCAAAATAGGAGTATTTAGTTGCGGACCACGCCCCCTGACGAAGAGCGTGATGTCCTCCTGCGATGAGGTGAACAAAGGCCGTCGCCTGCCTTACTTCATCCATCATTTCGAGAACTTCGGCTAG
- the Duox gene encoding dual oxidase isoform X2 has protein sequence MTRRPPPPGRDLGLCAVTWLLCCVLPAGTGVLHNYADKQRYDGWYNNLAHPDWGSIDSRLIRKMPAAYSDGVYMLAGQDRPSPRKLSQLFMQGDDGLPSVKNRTALFAFFGQLVTSEIIMASESGCPIEYHRIDVDKCDPVFDKECQGNKYIPFRRADYDRRTGHSPNSPREQINKVTSWIDGSFIYSSSEAWANTMRSFKNGSLLMEPTRKFPVRNTMRAPLFNHAVPHVMRMLSPERLYLLGDPRTNQHPPLLALGILFYRWHNVIAARIQKEHPSMSDEDVFQKARRIVVGTLQNIILYEYLPILLNEELPRYSGYKPDLHPGISHIFQSAAFRYGHTLIPPGIYRRDENCEFRRTNTNQPAIRLCSTWWDSNEVLTNSTIEELIMGLVSQIAEKEDNLLGTDIRNNLFGPMEFSRRDLGALNIMRGRDNGLPDYNTARAHFKLPRRKTWNEINPELFNKNPSLLRTLVEIHSNNLNNIDVYVGGMLESRSGPGELFSAVIREQFLRLRDSDRFWFENEENGIFTKSEIEDIRRVSMWDVIINATGIQPASVQRNVFVWEVGDPCPQPYQLNSTILEPCVPLQRYDYFEGSELVYIYACVFLGFVPILCAGAGYGLVKLQNRRRRRLKILQEAIQKRSDGKICVDKMIVREWLHANHRRLVKVKFGPEAALHIVDRKGEKLRTFDFDDVNIVTMEESQENGNGHRKALVLLRIPRDYDLVLELDSLASRRKFIAKLEAFLASHKKHFMLSQVSRDIMLAKAETKERRQKKLEQFFREAYALTFGLRPGERRRRSEDSDSGEVVTVMRTSLSKSEFASALGMRADAVFVKKMFNIVDKDRDGRISFQEFLDTVLLFSRGKTEDKLRIIFDMCDKDCNGVIDKEELSEMLRSLVEIARTTSLSDDHVTELIDGMFQDAGLERKDYLTYNDFKLMMKEYKGDFVAIGLDCKGAKQNFLDTSTNVARMTSFHIDQLPPEDSKSWARKQWDAVSTFLEENRQNIFYLFVFYVTTIALFVERFIYYSFMAEHTDLRHIMGVGIAITRGSAAALSFCYSLLLLTMSRNLLTKLKEFSIQQYIPLDSHIQFHKIAACTALFFSVLHTVGHMVNFYHVSTQPLAHLRCLTSELSFPSDARLTISFWLFRTVTGLTGILLFVVMTIIFVFAHPTIRQKAYKFFWSTHSLYVVLYALCLIHGLARLTGSPRFWIFFVGPAIIYALDKVVSLRTKYMALDIIETELLPSDVIKIKFYRPPNLKYLSGQWIRLSCTAFRSNEFHSFTLTSAPHENFLSCHIKAQGPWTWKLRNYFDPCNYNPEDEHPKIRIEGPFGGGNQDWYKFEVAVMVGGGIGVTPYASMLNDLVFGTSTNRYSGVACKKVYFLWICPSHKHFEWFIDVLRDVERKDVTDVLEIHIFITQFFHKFDLRTTMLYICENHFQRLSKKSIFTGLKAINHFGRPDMTSFLKFVQKKHSYVSKIGVFSCGPRPLTKSVMSSCDEVNKGRRLPYFIHHFENFG, from the exons ATGACGCGACGACCGCCGCCACCGGGACGAGACCTGGGACTCTGCGCTGTTACCTGGCTGCTCTGTTGCGTCTTACCTGCTGGGACCG GAGTCCTTCACAACTATGCGGACAAGCAGAGGTACGATGGCTGGTACAACAATCTGGCGCATCCGGATTGGGGATCGATCG ACAGCAGGCTGATACGAAAGATGCCGGCAGCGTATTCCGACGGAGTCTACATGCTGGCCGGCCAGGACAGACCTTCCCCGAGGAAGCTCAGCCAGCTCTTCATGCAAGGCGATGACGGCCTGCCGTCGGTCAAGAACAGGACAGCGTTGTTCGCTTTCTTCG GACAGCTGGTCACGTCGGAAATCATCATGGCCAGCGAAAGCGGCTGCCCCATAGAGTACCACCGCATCGATGTAGACAAATGCGATCCGGTTTTCGACAAGGAGTGCCAAGGTAACAAGTACATTCCCTTCCGCCGGGCGGATTATGATCGCCGAACCGGACACAGCCCGAACAGCCCCCGCGAGCAG ATAAACAAAGTGACGAGCTGGATCGACGGTAGCTTCATCTACTCGAGCAGCGAGGCATGGGCGAACACCATGAGGTCGTTCAAGAACGGAAGTCTCTTGATGGAACCAACAAGGAAATTCCCCGTGAGGAACACCATGCGCGCCCCGCTGTTCAATCATGCTGTTCCTCATGTGATGAGGATGCTGAGTCCCGAGCGTCTCTATC TTCTTGGTGACCCGAGGACGAATCAGCATCCACCTCTTCTGGCTCTGGGAATTTTGTTTTACCGGTGGCACAACGTGATTGCGGCCAGAATACAGAAGGAACATCCGAGCATGAGCGACGAGGATGTGTTCCAGAAGGCGCGACGTATCGTTGTGGGAACGCTTCAA AATATTATACTGTACGAGTATTTACCGATACTCCTGAACGAAGAGCTACCACGTTACTCGGGATACAAGCCGGATCTTCATCCAGGGATCAGTCACATATTCCAAAGCGCTGCTTTTCGATACGGACACACTCTTATACCCCCTGGAATATACCGTCGCGACGAAAACTGTGAATTCAGGAGGACCAACACCAATCAACCTGCCATAAGACTATGCTCCACATGGTGGGACTCGAAC GAAGTTTTAACGAACAGCACGATCGAGGAGCTCATAATGGGGCTCGTTTCGCAAATAGCCGAGAAAGAGGACAATCTTCTAGGCACCGATATCAGGAACAACCTCTTCGGCCCGATGGAGTTCTCCAGAAGAGACTTGGGAGCTCTGAACATCATGCGCGGACGGGACAACGGGCTTCCGGATTACAATACCGCCAGAGCGCACTTCAAGCTACCTCGTCGGAAGACCTGGAACGAGATCAACCCGGAATTGTTTAACAAGAATCCTTCCTTGTTGCGTACCTTGGTCGAGATTCACTCGAACAACTTGAACAACATCGACGTGTACGTCGGCGGAATGCTAGAGTCCAGATCGGGTCCTGGAGAACTGTTCTCCGCGGTTATCAGGGAACAGTTTCTTCGTTTGAGGGACTCCGATAGGTTCTGGTTCGAGAACGAGGAGAACGG GATCTTCACTAAAAGCGAAATCGAAGACATCCGTCGCGTCAGCATGTGGGATGTGATAATTAATGCCACTGGAATCCAACCGGCATCTGTGCAGAGGAACGTGTTCGTCTGGGAAGTGGGTGACCCTTGTCCTCAGCCTTACCAGTTGAACTCCACCATACTGGAACCCTGTGTTCCTCTACAGCGTTATGATTATTTCGAG GGAAGCGAGCTGGTGTACATTTATGCCTGCGTGTTCCTCGGCTTCGTGCCGATCCTGTGCGCCGGCGCCGGCTACGGTTTAGTGAAATTACAAAATCGTCGCCGAAGGAGACTGAAGATCCTCCAGGAAGCGATCCAGAAGCGAAGCGACGGGAAGATCTGCGTGGACAAGATGATCGTGCGCGAGTGGCTGCACGCGAACCACCGCCGGCTGGTCAAGGTGAAATTCGGCCCGGAAGCCGCCCTTCACATCGTCGATCGGAAAGGGGAGAAATTGCGCACGTTCGACTTCGACGACGTGAACATCGTAACCATGGAGGAGTCCCAG GAAAATGGGAATGGTCATCGCAAGGCGTTGGTGCTCCTCCGTATACCGCGAGACTACGACCTTGTCCTTGAGCTGGATTCCTTGGCCTCGCGTAGAAAGTTCATTGCGAAACTGGAGGCATTCCTGGCGTCCCATAAGAAGCACTTCATGCTGTCCCAGGTCAGCCGGGACATTATGCTTGCGAAAGCGGAAACGAAGGAGCGTCGCCAGAAGAAACTCGAGCAG TTCTTCAGGGAAGCTTACGCGCTCACCTTTGGTCTGCGACCAGGTGAAAGGCGACGGCGTTCGGAAGATAGCGACAGCGGGGAAGTCGTCACCGTGATGCGGACCTCGCTTTCTAAAAGCGAGTTTGCCAGCGCGCTCGGCATGCGGGCGGACGCTGTCTTCGTGAAAAAGATGTTTAACATCGTCGATAAGGACAGGGATGGCCGCATTTCCTTCCAG GAGTTCCTGGACACGGTTCTTCTATTTTCGAGGGGTAAGACGGAGGACAAGTTGAGGATCATCTTCGACATGTGCGACAAGGACTGCAACGGAGTGATCGATAAGGAAGAACTATCGGAGATGCTGAGATCATTGGTGGAAATTGCACGGACCACCAGCTTGTCCGACGATCATGTTACAGAGCTGATAGACGGAATGTTCCAA gACGCCGGGCTTGAAAGGAAGGATTACCTCACTTACAATGACTTCAAGCTGATGATGAAAGAGTACAAAGGCGATTTCGTGGCGATCGGGCTCGATTGCAAGGGCGCGAAACAGAATTTCCTGGACACCTCGACGAACGTGGCGCGAATGACCAGTTTCCATATTGATCAACTTCCGCCAGAAGATTCGAAGAGCTGGGCGAGGAAGCAGTGGGACGCCGTGTCGACATTCCTCGAGGAAAACCGGCAGAACATATTCTACCTGTTTGTTTTCTACGTTACGACGATCGCCCTATTCGTCGAGCGATTTATAT ATTACTCCTTTATGGCAGAGCATACAGATTTAAGACACATCATGGGAGTAGGTATTGCCATAACTAGAGGATCAGCAGCTGCGTTGTCCTTCTGCTATAGTTTGTTGCTGTTAACCATGTCCCGCAATCTGCTGACCAAGCTGAAGGAGTTTTCGATCCAACAGTACATTCCACTGGACTCGCACATACAGTTCCACAAAATAGCCGCTTGCACAGCTTTGTTCTTTTCTGTTCTTCATACTGTGGGCCACATGGTGAATTTCTACCACGTCTCTACTCAACCGTTGGCTCATCTACGTTGCTTGACGAGCGAACTGAGTTTTCCCAGCGACGCTCGTTTGACCATTTCCTTCTGGCTCTTTAGAACTGTAACAG GTTTGACCGGAATTTTGCTGTTCGTCGTGATGACGATAATTTTTGTATTCGCCCATCCGACCATCCGCCAAAAAGCCTACAAATTCTTCTGGTCGACTCACAGCCTGTACGTTGTGCTGTACGCGCTCTGTCTGATTCATGGTTTGGCTCGGTTAACCGGTTCCCCGCGGTTCTGGATTTTCTTTGTTGGTCCAGCGATAATCTACGCTCTGGATAAG GTGGTCAGCCTTCGGACGAAGTACATGGCGTTGGACATCATCGAGACGGAATTATTGCCATCGGACGTGATAAAGATCAAGTTCTACAGGCCACCGAATTTAAAGTACTTGTCTGGCCAATGGATCCGGCTCTCCTGCACCGCCTTCCGGTCGAATGAATTCCACTCGTTCACCTTGACCTCGGCGCCGCACGAGAACTTTCTATCCTGCCACATCAAGGCTCAAGGTCCCTGGACCTGGAAGCTCAGGAATTATTTCGATCCCTGCAATTACAATCCGGAGGATGAACATCCGAAGATCAGGATAGAAGGTCCGTTCGGAGGTGGGAATCAAGACTGGTACAAATTCGAGGTCGCGGTGATGGTTGGCGGTGGTATCGGGGTCACTCCTTACGCCTCTATGCTCAATGACCTTGTTTTTGGAACGTCCACCAATAGGTACTCGGGAGTCGCCTGTAAAAAG GTCTATTTCCTGTGGATATGTCCTTCGCACAAGCACTTCGAGTGGTTCATCGACGTCCTCAGGGATGTTGAGCGGAAAGACGTCACCGATGTCTTAGaaattcatatatttattacacaatttttccataaattcGATTTGCGTACTACTATGTTG TATATTTGCGAGAACCACTTTCAAAGACTATCCAAGAAGAGCATCTTCACGGGACTGAAAGCGATAAATCATTTTGGTCGACCCGACATGACCTCGTTCTTGAAGTTTGTTCAGAAAAAACACAGCTAC GTCAGCAAAATAGGAGTATTTAGTTGCGGACCACGCCCCCTGACGAAGAGCGTGATGTCCTCCTGCGATGAGGTGAACAAAGGCCGTCGCCTGCCTTACTTCATCCATCATTTCGAGAACTTCGGCTAG